From a region of the Candidatus Sulfotelmatobacter sp. genome:
- a CDS encoding response regulator transcription factor produces MSDRVLIIEDDPEVAAFERAILERNGYEVRVVNTGSAGLETEPSFKPAVVLLDVELPDISGLDVCTTLANSSEAFILMVSAHSSENDVLRGLGLGADDYIRKPFSGNELVARVQSFLRRRERSRKIEQEGRLAVGGATLVRDFHTLENNGKSVTLTALEFRLLWYLAENVGKLLTRAQILERVWNDVSGVPTRVVDVHVAALRKKLAEVTAQLAISSVRGIGYRLDER; encoded by the coding sequence ATGTCCGATCGCGTCCTGATCATCGAAGACGACCCGGAGGTGGCCGCGTTCGAGCGCGCGATCCTCGAACGCAACGGTTATGAGGTGCGGGTCGTCAACACCGGGTCCGCCGGTCTCGAGACCGAGCCCAGCTTCAAGCCGGCGGTCGTGCTGCTCGACGTCGAGCTGCCCGACATCTCCGGCTTGGACGTGTGCACGACGCTCGCCAACTCCTCGGAAGCGTTCATCCTGATGGTGAGCGCGCACTCGAGCGAGAACGACGTGCTGCGCGGACTGGGCCTGGGCGCCGACGACTACATCCGCAAGCCGTTCTCGGGCAACGAGCTGGTGGCGCGCGTGCAGTCGTTCCTGCGCCGCCGCGAGCGCTCGCGCAAGATCGAGCAGGAAGGCCGGCTGGCCGTCGGCGGCGCGACGCTGGTGCGCGATTTCCACACGCTGGAGAACAACGGGAAGAGCGTGACCTTGACCGCGCTCGAGTTTCGCCTGCTCTGGTATCTGGCGGAGAACGTCGGCAAGCTGCTGACCCGCGCGCAGATCCTCGAGCGCGTCTGGAACGACGTCTCGGGCGTCCCCACCCGGGTCGTCGACGTCCACGTCGCCGCGCTGCGCAAGAAGCTGGCCGAGGTGACGGCGCAGTTGGCGATCAGCAGCGTCCGCGGGATCGGATACCGGCTCGACGAGCGGTGA
- a CDS encoding NAD-dependent malic enzyme: MATAPSIGTQLVMRLESPNEPGSFGMLASAIGDAGGMVGAVDTRTVGKTTITRDVTVNVPSDAVATAVRTAIEKLDGVRILNVSDSTFLAHLGGKIRTGITRPVKTRQDLSTVYTPGVARVSSAIANDPVKAYALTIKRNTVCVLTDGTAVLGLGDIGPYGAAPVMEGKCMLFKQFADIDAFPICLDTKSVDEIVETAKRIAPIFGGINLEDISAPRCFEVERRLIDELDIPVMHDDQHGTAVVILAALMNAAAVVGKRMDELVIVLTGSGAAGTATIKMLLAAGVRDVIAVDRDGALNRTDHYGNPHWTWLAEHTNRENRRGGLKDVLRGADVFIGVSAPGILQPEWIGEMARDPIVFAMANPTPEVMPDAAAPYAAVVGTGRSDFPNQINNLLAFPGIFRGALDCRARRITEGMKLAAARAIADIVGEERSAEYIIPSVFDTRVVDAVGKAVMQAAIDEGVARRELLLPDEAAAETSGVR; the protein is encoded by the coding sequence ATGGCTACCGCTCCTTCGATCGGGACCCAGCTGGTGATGCGGCTCGAGTCTCCCAATGAGCCCGGCTCGTTCGGCATGCTCGCCTCGGCGATCGGGGACGCGGGCGGCATGGTGGGCGCCGTCGACACGCGGACGGTCGGCAAGACGACCATCACCCGTGACGTGACGGTCAACGTCCCCAGCGACGCCGTCGCGACCGCCGTGCGCACGGCGATCGAAAAGCTCGACGGCGTGCGCATCCTGAACGTCTCCGACTCGACCTTCCTTGCGCACCTCGGCGGCAAGATTCGCACCGGGATCACGCGACCGGTGAAGACGCGCCAAGATCTCTCGACCGTCTACACGCCGGGCGTCGCGCGCGTCTCGAGCGCGATCGCGAACGATCCGGTCAAAGCGTATGCGCTGACGATCAAGCGCAACACCGTCTGCGTGCTGACCGACGGCACCGCGGTGCTCGGTCTGGGCGACATCGGCCCCTACGGCGCGGCGCCGGTGATGGAGGGCAAGTGCATGCTCTTCAAGCAGTTCGCCGACATCGACGCCTTCCCGATCTGCCTTGACACCAAGAGCGTCGACGAGATCGTCGAGACGGCCAAGCGCATCGCGCCGATCTTCGGCGGCATCAACCTCGAGGACATCAGCGCGCCGCGCTGCTTCGAGGTCGAGCGCCGGCTGATCGACGAGCTCGACATCCCGGTCATGCACGACGACCAGCACGGCACCGCGGTGGTGATCCTGGCCGCGCTGATGAACGCCGCCGCCGTCGTCGGCAAACGGATGGACGAGCTGGTCATCGTGCTGACCGGCAGCGGCGCCGCCGGGACGGCGACGATCAAGATGCTGCTCGCCGCGGGCGTGCGCGACGTCATCGCGGTCGACCGCGACGGCGCGCTCAACCGCACCGACCACTACGGCAACCCGCACTGGACGTGGCTCGCCGAGCACACCAATCGCGAGAACCGCCGCGGCGGGCTCAAAGACGTGCTGCGCGGCGCCGACGTCTTCATCGGCGTCAGCGCGCCCGGCATCTTGCAGCCCGAATGGATCGGCGAGATGGCGCGCGATCCCATCGTGTTCGCGATGGCGAACCCCACGCCCGAGGTCATGCCCGACGCGGCCGCCCCCTATGCCGCGGTCGTCGGCACGGGCCGCAGCGACTTCCCCAACCAGATCAACAACCTGCTCGCTTTCCCCGGCATCTTCCGCGGCGCGCTCGATTGCCGCGCACGGCGGATCACCGAGGGGATGAAGCTGGCCGCCGCCCGCGCGATCGCCGACATCGTCGGCGAGGAGCGCAGCGCGGAGTACATCATCCCCAGCGTCTTCGACACGCGGGTCGTCGACGCCGTGGGCAAGGCCGTCATGCAAGCGGCGATCGACGAGGGCGTCGCACGCCGCGAGCTGCTGCTGCCCGACGAGGCCGCGGCCGAAACCTCGGGGGTTCGCTGA